The Platichthys flesus chromosome 23, fPlaFle2.1, whole genome shotgun sequence DNA segment TTTGCAAGGATAGCTGCACTTTGAAAGCCATTAACAGgaaatgtgatgtcatcataagGAGTAATATTGTGTCCTCTCTGTTCACATCCAAGGGGCGCTCTGGAGGCCTACGTGCAGTCAGTGAGGGCTCGGCAGGGTAAGGAGTTTGCCCCCATCTATCCCATCATGCTGCAGTTGCTGCAGAGAGCCACTAGTGGGCCACAGGAGGTCAGAGCCTGAAGACTGTGTAGCTGTCATGTGCCTCTGTctgactgatgacatcacagcatgTTGGGGTGTATATGAAGGATGTATGGCTCAGTGAACACTACATGAAGATTCCTCTGGGCTGTAGCAGcttaaactcttctttttgtATTATTGACTAAATTAAGGGACTCTGTTGTGTAGGGAAACATTATTACAATGAGACAATGAATAGTTTCTTTCACTTGAGTTTCCAGAGCTGAATCCAATAAACTTCACCATTATAAACGAACCCAATGTAACATACCACAGTTCTGTAAATGATCGAGCTCTGAAGGGATTAAGGTTTAAGTTACCCAGATGATTTGATATCTGTGCACCAGTGCAATCCAAAACCACTGGAGCACAGTTGGGGGCAGAGCTATTAGAACaggtcatgttttatttatctactATTTCCACAAACGTGTAAAAATGTAAGTGTCTTGTTTAAGTGTGTTTTATGAATTAATGACTGGAGAATAAATggggaaatatttgcaggacTTTTATTTGTACATCACTTTGTTTAAAGTATGGatcacgcgcgcacacacacacagacagacaataATATACAGTTTACATAGGTGTCTTCAGATGGGCCATTTCCATTGGTTGGTAGGAGGCTCCTCTGTCAGCGGCTCCCATGGTTTCCACTCAGACATCTTCCTGGAAAGACTCAACTCACACTCCgcctgcacatgcacacataaaaCAGCATTCAATAACACTGATCAAGTCATTATGGTGCCACATGTAATAGTAATATTTGGACACTTGGGAGCagttatttgttgtttaaagtGAGACAGTCACAACAGAtatcattatttttacatttaaaataaacccAATAACTGACATGTGTCTTATAGTGGGAGTAACATGTAGCAGCAGTTAGTGTAGCACGTCCCTGCAGCCGCGCactgtttccatgacaacaaGTTCCAGCTTATAGATTCTGCTTGGGCAGTACTCTATGCTTTTGATAATCAACACTATGAAAGAAAATGGACAATCTTcatagatttgtataaaaacacatctgagTCCAACTGAATAACCCATACAGAATGAAAGATGGACGTAGGGTGTGATCAGCatacagaaaacaaaacctACTGAGGTTTTCAGGATTGattattaaaaagaataacaaaCTGAATGGGTaacactggaaaaaaaactgcacagagATGAACAGAACGGGCCCACGCATGAGGAGAAGACAGTTTTCTCCCTCATACACCTTTCAACAACGGCACAGTCTGAAGAGTCTATTAAACTTTATGCTGCTGTTGCTACAATCCCAGCCACAAGAACCTGGAAGTGTTTTCTAGAAAACTAAGCCATTTACAGGCTTCTTTTGTCATGTAGaacaacacaaaatgtaatCCAAGCAACAACATCTATTGCCtaaaaagtgttttctcttACGTCTATCATACTCAGTTAAACTTAACTACCTCATTAAGGCACTAATAGGTCAACTGATATTACCAGAGGATATCAACAGTAACAGGGACCTACCTGGAAAATGACTTCTTCTATCTGaccacagtttattttcttctccaGCTTTTCAACATCAGGCTCCTGTGAAGACAGTTTAATCATATTGGAACTCCACCGTTTGTAATACTTGCAAATGTTCACATAAATCCATTCTCTTTCACCGAGACACACACGGCCCGTCACTGACCGTTTTCACGTGGTCGTACCGCTCGGAGACCAGCTGCTCCGTGTACTTCCTGTAGGCGGCATCCTGTGGCATTGTCTGCACCGATGCCAGGATCTTTGAGTAGAGAATCCTCAGACGCTGAGCGGACAAGCAGTGTCGGGTTAGTTGTTTGAAGAAAACACATCCACTGAATCTGCCAGGGTGTGAGGCATTGACAGCTGGACACTCTGATGATGCACATTATAATATCAGCTGCTCACCTCATGTGGATTGAGGGACACTGCGAGGCCGACCAGGCCTGTTGTCTGGAAAAGAGCCACAGGAGAGACAGTCACACCTTCAAACTCTTTTGTGTAACACTGTCAATATGCTTAAGCAATacgattcaaataaaaaatatttaactatCAACTAGGTGAAGCTGTCCCAAACCTTCTCACACAAAATGTCAACTCAGCTGCACCAATTTGGAAACCTGGGGCAAAATTGAATAAACACTGTCCCATTAAAGTTTATTAACCATTGCAGGTAATCACAATGGCTCTGGGTCTGATGGAGTGTCTGTGCACAAGATGAGACACTGAACTTCCCCCTGACAGCATTGTTTGACTGATGTGTGATAAAGTGCTGCAgaaagatgcactgtatgaatgtgtgtgtaaaaggaTGAATGGCAAAAGCTTTACTTAAAATGGTTTGAGTAGTTATCAAGATTAGagaagctctatataaataccgACCATTTTGTTATGAGTATGACATCGACTTAAATTTCTacaatgatatatatatttatttctctcaaCATAAAATGTAGAACTGTAGAAAGATTTGCACCTGGAAGTATAATACAACTCATTGAACCATTGACCAATTAACTACCATGTATGTATTGTGTGTTCTGTACATCTATTTAATTTTTCAAAGACTTAGACACAGGCTCAACAATACTCACACTGACTGCATTACATTTAAGTATGTCAGTACCTGGGTGCTGGTTTGGTGCTCAATGGTTTACATCCATGTGTCAATGAAAGGAACCATGACTGATTTATAGAGATTAATGAATATACAACTGCACATCTTTGAATGGTCATCAGGATTAAAAAAGCatctataaatacagaccatttagcATTCATATCATCAGCTTTTCTGGTTATTTAGTCATGAATAAGATCGCAAGAACTATAAGGTGAAATGGATCACACAGGGCAGTTGTGAGGGCAGATCAACACATAATGATGTTGAACGACAACAGTTCATTACAAACACGTATGTGCTACATCCGGTGTGCTTTAATGACTGTGTACCTACTGTATCACTTCCCTCTGAATCCCTTTTGGGAATGTATGTGAATATCAGTGAGCTCAGCTTATGGATCTTCAGGGCTCAATAGTAACAAGAGACACGTGAAGGCAGCACGATCACGTGACTCTTCACCACTAATATTATCCTATAGTTGAACTGCTTATCATATATTTGACAGGCCTGAGTTTCTCTGCGGAAAACCAGTTATCACAGTTCACTTGGAATTCACTCGAAGTTGTCTATATTCACATTGGAATAGACACTCGACTGAATCTACTGTATATGCGAGTTAAAACGAATGAATACCGTAAACATGTGTTGTTTGTCGTAGGATGTTGCCTTTTTATGACCTAAATGCCAGCTGTAGGGCATTATTAATTATGCCGTAATGTAAATCTTGACCATTTGCCTTTTTCCGACAGCGCTGTAAACAGACTGTTCAGATGACGGCAACAACTCGGATGTAAAAACGTAGAGAAATCCGCACTTCACTGCTCGGTGTTTCTATTCAGCTTTTACAGGTTAGCACAGCCTAGCTACATTAGCAaaacagctaacagctagccTATCACCGCAGCGTCTCGTCCCCATCGCCGCCTCCCCACTGTGTGAGTCGCTTTATGCTGATTCACTGTTATAAAGGTACAATGCAGTGTAGCCGAGTGATCaaccgagctgctgctgcctcgtTTCAGTCATTTCAAACAAAGACATGACCTCTACTGTACCTTCTTCACCAGACCCGCCATCATTCTCTgcggacacacacaccgccCGCGATTTCCGGCGACTAGATGTGACGTCAGCGAGTTTCCGGAGTTTCTAAagctctttttttccatttaatttccttttcaCGAGTCTTTCAATGGAGGATCTGATAAACCACCCACTGTTCTTTCAAACGTGTCATGTCTGGATTAAGTTTGACTTCAATCAATCAGTTACAATGTATTTGAATAGCCCCTCTTCCCAAGTCATAGTTTGTCTCATGGTTCTTAAAATTACATCCTCTGCCCGCCCCGAACCCAAAGAGGACTTATAGTCAGTAATGGTAGAGGATATGAGTAGGAATATGGTATAACTTTATTATTGTACACTGGAGTCATTCCTTTTAACCACACGAGGTGATGGATTTTGGATAAATCTTGCCTGTGCAAAAGTACAATAGTTCAACGTATTTGTTTGCAGAACCAAGAaccaaggggaaaaaaataaataaatggtaatGATTATACCAataaaatacttacatttataTAATTCTCTTTCACTTTCCATAATATATTAATGTTTGCAAAAAGGTGGGAACATAACCTGAAAGTTTAAgttaatattttcaaatataatccaaacaaagacattaaaaataaaacaaaaataaacatatatagatatatctaatatatctatatctatatctatatatattgaAACGATCTGTGTCCTTCTTTCCAAATAGTGATGAAATGGTCAAAAGGGACAGACACCCCCATGTTACCAAATGCCTCAGTCTTTAATCATGATCGACTAATTAGAACTCTTAAAGACTTGAGGATCAGCGGCAATGTCATTGTTACCAGTGTTATGGGCAGGATTATGTTGACCACAACATAAAGGCACTAGATACAATTactctggtttttaattttttgttatttatttcaattactTTCTGTCACCTTAAATATGTCCTTCTGCCTCAAATAT contains these protein-coding regions:
- the ndufa5 gene encoding NADH dehydrogenase [ubiquinone] 1 alpha subcomplex subunit 5; this translates as MMAGLVKKTTGLVGLAVSLNPHERLRILYSKILASVQTMPQDAAYRKYTEQLVSERYDHVKTEPDVEKLEKKINCGQIEEVIFQAECELSLSRKMSEWKPWEPLTEEPPTNQWKWPI